A single Methanospirillum lacunae DNA region contains:
- a CDS encoding P-II family nitrogen regulator, with protein sequence MLLIRAIVRPEKKDEVLAALSKAGFPAATVVDVVGRGKQKGIKMGGMLYDEIPKILIMVAIHDEERENIIDVVLKTARTGEDGTFGDGKIFITPLEEVYTISRGGRGL encoded by the coding sequence ATGTTACTCATCAGAGCTATCGTCAGACCTGAAAAGAAAGACGAAGTACTAGCAGCCCTTTCCAAAGCAGGGTTTCCGGCAGCAACCGTCGTTGATGTAGTCGGTCGTGGAAAGCAGAAGGGTATCAAGATGGGTGGAATGCTCTATGATGAGATTCCAAAAATCCTCATCATGGTAGCCATTCATGACGAAGAGCGTGAGAATATCATCGATGTTGTCCTTAAGACCGCACGAACCGGTGAGGACGGAACATTTGGTGATGGTAAGATCTTCATCACTCCGCTCGAAGAGGTTTATACAATCTCCCGGGGCGGACGAGGCCTCTAA
- a CDS encoding P-II family nitrogen regulator produces the protein MAVVRMNKTNATKKALIEAGVAGFTAIKVLGRGKPVEDEAVIQERKNKLLEMAVHESIDAEEAERQVVSFLDGSRLFPRRLFTILAHDDDVPRIIEAITKANKTENNVGDGTIFVMPIADAVRVRTGEAGEAAIW, from the coding sequence ATGGCAGTCGTCAGGATGAATAAGACGAATGCTACCAAAAAAGCACTGATCGAAGCCGGAGTGGCAGGATTTACTGCCATAAAGGTTCTTGGCAGGGGAAAACCTGTCGAAGATGAGGCTGTGATACAGGAGCGGAAAAATAAGCTTCTGGAGATGGCAGTACACGAGAGCATAGATGCTGAAGAAGCAGAACGGCAGGTAGTCAGTTTCCTTGACGGGTCACGACTATTTCCCCGCAGGCTTTTTACCATCCTTGCTCATGACGACGATGTACCACGGATCATTGAAGCCATCACCAAAGCCAATAAGACTGAGAATAACGTCGGAGACGGAACAATCTTCGTCATGCCGATAGCCGATGCTGTAAGGGTCCGGACTGGAGAAGCCGGGGAAGCAGCAATCTGGTAA
- the nifD gene encoding nitrogenase molybdenum-iron protein alpha chain → MLEKYPEKVLKNRKKHITIVDTNQACQQIEANTRTIPGIITQRGCAYAGCKGVVVGPIKDMVHIVHGPIGCAFYAWGTRRNKARADDNTPPEKMFSTLCVSTDMQESDIVFGGEKKLAKMIDEVVEMFHPRAVSICATCPVGLIGDDLGAVAKAAQERHGIQVLSFNCEGYKGVSQSAGHHIANNNLMENVIGTGPERDPNDKYVINILGEYNIGGDGWEMERILGDIGYKVNCVLTGDTSYLEIKNLHQAHLNLVQCHRSINYIAEMMETKYGTPWLKVNFIGVEATKKSLREMALCFGDEELIRKTEEVIAREEARIMPVIEHYRKICQGKTAFAFVGGSRSHHYMHLLRDLGMEVVVAGYEFAHRDDYEGRQVIPTLKIDADSKNIPELHLSPDPEKFKDAHVHLNMSKEKFDELNKKVPLNYYEGMQPDMKDGEIMIDDCNHHELEKMVRALKPDLVFAGVRDKYYVQKLGVPAKQMHSYDYSGPYAGYNGALNFARDVANAITTPAWKLVTAPWEKQTQ, encoded by the coding sequence ATGCTGGAGAAATATCCGGAAAAGGTTCTCAAAAACCGGAAAAAGCATATCACTATCGTAGATACAAATCAGGCCTGTCAGCAGATAGAGGCGAATACCCGGACTATTCCGGGTATTATTACCCAGCGTGGCTGTGCATATGCAGGATGTAAAGGTGTGGTCGTCGGCCCTATCAAGGATATGGTCCACATCGTTCACGGTCCGATTGGATGTGCATTCTATGCCTGGGGTACCAGGAGAAACAAGGCACGAGCCGATGACAACACTCCACCGGAAAAGATGTTCTCAACCCTGTGTGTCTCAACTGACATGCAGGAGAGTGACATCGTCTTTGGTGGTGAAAAGAAGCTTGCCAAGATGATTGACGAGGTTGTGGAGATGTTCCATCCCCGTGCAGTCTCAATCTGTGCAACCTGCCCGGTTGGACTTATTGGAGATGATCTTGGAGCAGTTGCAAAAGCAGCCCAGGAACGACATGGCATTCAGGTACTCTCCTTTAATTGTGAAGGATACAAGGGTGTCAGCCAGTCTGCAGGTCACCACATCGCCAACAACAACCTGATGGAGAATGTCATTGGAACCGGTCCTGAACGGGACCCTAATGACAAGTATGTCATCAACATCCTTGGTGAATACAACATCGGTGGTGATGGCTGGGAGATGGAACGGATACTGGGAGATATCGGATACAAGGTAAACTGTGTCCTTACGGGAGACACAAGTTACCTTGAGATCAAGAATCTTCACCAGGCACATCTGAACCTTGTCCAGTGTCACCGGTCGATCAACTACATCGCTGAGATGATGGAGACCAAGTATGGAACTCCATGGCTCAAGGTGAACTTCATCGGCGTCGAAGCGACCAAGAAGAGCCTTCGTGAAATGGCACTCTGCTTTGGTGATGAGGAACTCATCAGGAAAACAGAAGAAGTCATTGCACGCGAAGAAGCGAGAATCATGCCGGTCATCGAGCACTACCGCAAGATCTGCCAGGGCAAGACTGCCTTTGCATTTGTTGGTGGTTCACGAAGTCACCACTACATGCACCTCCTCCGGGACCTGGGCATGGAAGTGGTAGTAGCCGGATATGAGTTCGCACACCGTGATGATTACGAAGGTCGTCAGGTAATTCCGACACTCAAGATTGATGCAGATTCAAAAAATATTCCCGAACTGCACCTGAGCCCGGACCCTGAGAAGTTCAAGGATGCACATGTTCATCTGAACATGTCAAAAGAGAAGTTCGATGAGCTGAACAAGAAAGTTCCGCTCAACTACTATGAAGGTATGCAGCCTGACATGAAAGATGGCGAGATAATGATTGATGACTGCAATCACCACGAACTCGAAAAGATGGTTCGTGCATTAAAGCCAGATCTCGTATTCGCCGGTGTCAGAGACAAATATTACGTGCAGAAACTCGGAGTGCCTGCAAAACAGATGCACTCATACGACTACAGCGGACCATATGCCGGATACAACGGAGCATTAAACTTTGCCCGTGATGTTGCCAACGCAATCACAACTCCGGCATGGAAACTGGTCACTGCCCCCTGGGAGAAACAGACCCAATAA
- a CDS encoding nitrogenase component 1 yields MPEGEVVHTAGKINPVKTCQPIGAMYAALGIHRCLPHSHGSQGCCAYHRMHLTRHFRDPVLASTSSFTEGASVFGGAANLKTAIKNVFEIYKPDIIAVHTTCLSETIGDDLPTIIKQSEVPEGKVVIHANTPSYQGSHITGFSNMVKAMVTYLAARDEETIRKKRVNIIPGFVNPSDMREIKRITSSLGVDMIMFPDTTNVLDSPLTAKYDMYPEGGTTVEEIRDTGNSRLTLALGAWSSNAAGAALMEKCGVPCVPLKVPIGLKATDDLIMTLKEKFDAVVPDDLTLERGQVVDTLIDTHFHYQGKKVAIYGDPDIVVPLVEFVLTMGMIPKYVITGTPGKAFEEQVGAMIEEAGIEDYIVKAEGDLFDLHQWIKEESVDLLIGNTYGKYIARTEDIPLVRVGFPILDRAVHPLMPITGYKGCLRLIEMISNALLERRDRDCLDEDYELVL; encoded by the coding sequence ATGCCAGAAGGCGAGGTAGTTCACACGGCCGGAAAGATTAATCCGGTCAAAACCTGCCAGCCTATCGGTGCAATGTATGCGGCACTCGGAATCCACCGGTGCCTTCCCCACAGCCACGGATCACAAGGCTGTTGTGCGTATCACCGTATGCATCTGACCCGTCACTTCCGTGACCCGGTCCTTGCATCGACCAGCTCGTTCACCGAAGGAGCATCGGTGTTCGGTGGTGCAGCAAACCTGAAGACCGCAATCAAGAATGTGTTTGAGATCTACAAGCCAGATATCATCGCTGTCCACACCACCTGCCTCAGTGAGACCATCGGTGATGACCTGCCAACGATCATCAAACAGTCAGAGGTTCCGGAAGGAAAGGTTGTCATCCATGCAAACACCCCGTCATACCAGGGTTCCCACATCACCGGGTTCTCAAACATGGTCAAAGCCATGGTCACGTACCTGGCTGCACGGGATGAGGAGACAATCCGAAAGAAACGTGTCAATATCATACCGGGATTTGTAAACCCCTCTGATATGAGGGAGATCAAACGGATCACCTCAAGTCTTGGTGTTGATATGATCATGTTCCCTGACACCACAAATGTGCTTGACTCTCCGCTCACTGCAAAATATGATATGTACCCGGAGGGTGGGACAACTGTGGAAGAGATCAGGGACACCGGGAATTCCCGTCTGACCCTGGCACTTGGAGCCTGGTCATCAAACGCTGCCGGTGCAGCCCTCATGGAGAAATGCGGAGTACCCTGCGTTCCTCTGAAGGTTCCAATCGGTCTCAAGGCGACTGATGATCTGATCATGACCCTGAAAGAGAAGTTCGATGCAGTAGTTCCTGATGACCTGACTCTTGAACGTGGTCAGGTCGTTGATACCCTCATCGATACACACTTCCACTACCAGGGAAAGAAGGTCGCCATCTACGGGGATCCCGATATCGTGGTTCCACTGGTTGAATTCGTGCTGACGATGGGAATGATTCCCAAGTATGTCATAACAGGCACTCCCGGAAAGGCATTCGAAGAACAAGTCGGAGCCATGATCGAGGAAGCCGGAATAGAAGACTACATCGTCAAGGCTGAAGGGGATCTTTTCGACCTCCACCAGTGGATCAAGGAAGAGTCAGTCGACCTTCTGATCGGAAATACGTACGGGAAGTATATCGCAAGAACTGAGGATATTCCACTTGTCAGAGTCGGATTCCCCATTCTTGACCGGGCCGTTCACCCCCTCATGCCCATAACCGGGTACAAAGGATGCCTCCGGCTCATAGAAATGATAAGCAACGCCCTCCTGGAACGCCGGGACCGCGATTGCCTGGACGAAGATTACGAACTGGTACTCTAA
- the nifE gene encoding nitrogenase iron-molybdenum cofactor biosynthesis protein NifE — protein sequence MEHDCSLASGSSGCISERQNSIITTGKNKSRIHCADDSLAGAVSQRACVFCGARVVLNPITDAIHLVHGPIGCATYTWDIRGSLSSDSEMYRHSFSTDLKEKDVVFGGEPKLAACLDEVISKYHPPAVFVYSTCVVGMIGDDIIAVCKDASERHGIDVIPVESSGFLSGNKIVGYRAAAEAIMKLIRPKPGEVIEKTRKLNFLGEYNLGGEKWLIERYLNEIGIEVNVAFTGDSTVAALKQAPGSCLNIVQCTGSMHWVANNLEKEYGIPYMDVNFFGAENTADSLRRIAAFYGDPEIIRKAEVLIERELARITPIIAGYRKKLTGKRAAIYVGGAFKAVALIRQMKDLGMEVVVTGTQTGKQEEYETISGLLSEGTIVVDDANPAEIEKFLLDMKVDVMAGGVKERVLAYKLGIGFVDHNHDRKECLAGFDGAVTFAREVYITTCSPVWKHLKESIGGV from the coding sequence ATGGAGCATGATTGTTCGCTTGCGTCCGGCTCCTCCGGATGCATTAGCGAACGCCAAAACTCCATCATAACCACAGGGAAGAACAAAAGCCGCATTCATTGCGCAGATGACAGTCTGGCCGGGGCGGTCAGTCAGCGAGCCTGCGTGTTCTGCGGAGCACGGGTGGTACTCAATCCGATTACGGATGCAATCCACCTGGTCCACGGTCCAATCGGCTGTGCCACGTACACCTGGGATATCAGGGGAAGCCTTTCCAGTGATTCCGAGATGTACAGGCATAGTTTTTCCACCGACTTGAAAGAGAAGGACGTGGTTTTTGGTGGCGAACCAAAACTGGCTGCCTGTCTGGACGAAGTCATATCAAAGTACCATCCCCCGGCAGTGTTTGTGTACTCAACCTGCGTAGTCGGGATGATCGGCGATGACATCATTGCAGTCTGCAAAGATGCATCAGAAAGACATGGAATAGACGTTATTCCGGTGGAGTCATCAGGATTCCTCTCAGGAAATAAGATCGTCGGATACCGGGCTGCAGCAGAAGCAATAATGAAACTTATCCGGCCAAAACCCGGAGAAGTAATCGAGAAAACCAGAAAACTCAACTTCCTGGGTGAATATAACCTGGGAGGAGAGAAGTGGCTGATTGAACGGTACCTGAATGAGATCGGAATTGAAGTGAATGTTGCATTCACCGGAGATTCAACCGTAGCAGCACTGAAACAGGCTCCCGGATCCTGTCTGAACATCGTGCAGTGTACCGGATCGATGCACTGGGTGGCAAACAACCTCGAGAAGGAGTATGGAATTCCGTATATGGATGTCAACTTCTTCGGAGCAGAGAATACTGCAGATAGTCTGCGGCGAATTGCTGCTTTCTATGGTGATCCAGAGATCATCAGAAAGGCAGAAGTTCTCATCGAACGTGAACTGGCACGAATCACCCCGATCATCGCCGGATACCGGAAAAAACTGACAGGAAAGCGAGCTGCGATTTACGTAGGCGGTGCGTTTAAGGCTGTCGCCCTGATCAGGCAGATGAAGGACCTCGGAATGGAGGTCGTGGTGACCGGAACCCAGACCGGAAAGCAGGAAGAGTACGAGACCATCAGCGGCCTTCTGAGTGAAGGAACCATCGTTGTCGACGATGCCAATCCAGCAGAGATCGAAAAGTTCCTTCTGGACATGAAGGTTGACGTGATGGCTGGCGGAGTCAAGGAACGGGTTCTGGCTTACAAACTTGGAATCGGGTTTGTGGATCATAACCATGATCGCAAGGAATGTCTGGCCGGATTTGACGGTGCAGTGACGTTTGCACGGGAAGTGTACATCACGACCTGTTCGCCGGTCTGGAAACATCTGAAAGAGAGTATAGGAGGTGTGTAA
- a CDS encoding nitrogenase component 1, whose translation MANHTAINTLRVKEVNENQCHMCMPLGGVIAFKGIEGAMVLVHGSQGCSTYMRLANVEHFHEPVDVASSSLNEKQTILGGEKNLNKALDNVLRVYQPTMLGILTTCLAETMGEDMDRMIKSYMQSHPSIGVDIIPVATPSYGGTHSEGFWATTRAVIAHYAKPCESHNRINVIVPNISPADIREIKRILGFFGMEYTLIPDISMTLDRPYGGRYQKIPTGGTSPADISRMPGAPVTIQFGKTCPDALSPGLFLEQQFGVRLVNLPLPIGVDNVDQFVAALSSISGQPVPEQLTLERGWLLDGMADAHKYNAEGRPVIYGEPEMVYALTGICIENGAEPVVIASGSPHSKLKDLVGPMISDLAEQPVLIEEADFASIEHAAVSAGATIGVGHTGGKFLTERHGIPVTRIGYPIHDRIGGQRIFSAGYAGTLAFLDRFTNTLLEKKYSSYREKKKEEMFNHIRG comes from the coding sequence ATGGCGAACCATACGGCAATCAATACCCTTCGGGTTAAAGAAGTCAACGAGAATCAATGCCACATGTGTATGCCACTCGGAGGCGTTATTGCATTCAAAGGAATTGAGGGTGCAATGGTACTCGTACATGGTTCGCAGGGCTGCAGCACGTATATGCGTCTTGCAAATGTGGAGCATTTCCACGAACCTGTAGATGTCGCCTCCTCTTCGCTGAATGAGAAACAGACCATCCTCGGCGGAGAGAAAAACCTGAACAAGGCACTTGATAATGTGCTGCGGGTGTATCAGCCTACGATGCTTGGTATCCTTACGACATGTCTAGCTGAGACGATGGGTGAGGATATGGACCGGATGATCAAGTCATACATGCAGAGTCATCCAAGCATTGGTGTTGATATCATTCCGGTAGCAACTCCCAGTTATGGTGGCACTCATTCGGAAGGATTCTGGGCCACTACCCGGGCAGTTATTGCACATTATGCAAAACCCTGTGAGAGTCACAACCGGATCAATGTGATTGTTCCCAACATCAGTCCAGCTGATATCAGGGAGATCAAACGGATTCTGGGATTCTTCGGAATGGAATACACTCTGATTCCTGATATCTCGATGACCCTTGACAGGCCATACGGTGGCAGGTATCAGAAGATTCCAACCGGAGGGACAAGTCCTGCCGATATCTCACGGATGCCAGGTGCACCAGTTACGATACAGTTTGGAAAGACCTGTCCGGACGCACTGTCCCCGGGATTATTCCTGGAGCAGCAGTTTGGTGTCAGGCTGGTCAATCTGCCACTCCCTATCGGTGTAGATAACGTAGACCAGTTCGTTGCAGCATTGTCATCAATAAGTGGACAACCTGTTCCAGAGCAGCTGACACTTGAACGTGGCTGGCTTCTTGATGGAATGGCAGATGCACACAAGTACAATGCAGAAGGAAGGCCGGTTATCTATGGCGAGCCTGAGATGGTCTATGCCCTGACCGGGATCTGTATCGAGAATGGTGCAGAACCGGTTGTTATTGCAAGCGGTTCACCACACAGCAAACTGAAAGATCTCGTCGGACCGATGATATCAGATCTGGCTGAACAGCCGGTTCTGATAGAGGAGGCTGACTTTGCGTCCATCGAGCATGCAGCAGTTTCGGCTGGTGCAACGATCGGTGTCGGCCATACTGGAGGAAAATTCCTGACAGAGAGACATGGAATTCCTGTAACCAGGATCGGGTATCCGATACATGATCGGATTGGCGGTCAGCGGATCTTCTCAGCAGGGTATGCCGGAACTCTGGCATTCCTTGACCGGTTTACGAACACACTTCTAGAAAAGAAGTACAGTTCATACCGGGAAAAGAAGAAGGAAGAGATGTTTAACCATATCCGGGGATAA
- a CDS encoding 2Fe-2S ferredoxin, which produces MQKPSKHIFICTSSRPTGQQKGFCHTKEGVDVMAKFMEEVEERDLGGDVFITNTGCFGICEKGPIVVVYPDNVWYGSVGLDDVEEIMESHIEGGTVVDRLVI; this is translated from the coding sequence ATGCAGAAACCAAGCAAACATATCTTTATCTGTACCAGCTCACGCCCAACAGGTCAGCAGAAAGGATTCTGTCACACCAAGGAAGGCGTTGATGTAATGGCAAAGTTCATGGAAGAGGTTGAAGAACGCGATCTGGGCGGTGACGTATTCATCACCAACACCGGATGTTTCGGGATTTGTGAGAAAGGACCGATAGTTGTGGTCTATCCCGACAATGTCTGGTATGGATCGGTAGGCCTTGATGATGTGGAAGAGATCATGGAATCACACATCGAAGGCGGCACAGTCGTGGACCGGCTGGTTATCTAA
- a CDS encoding Fe-only nitrogenase accessory AnfO family protein yields the protein MIPEIAAMLDQEGCTTTLTGPGEVVIYSKDLSSWEPVRRMPFALDTSQGLVQLRQKMSELIAFLGDCRIFVAKAASGAIFFELEKARCGVWEISGKPEEFLAQVWKEEEDQESEVPTGAIDIPVPVEISPGKYYLSIKDIQGKRPEVSSKQVLQKFIKTGAYQELEVICDHIPPWIALESTCCGFTMQSERLGPSEVKLVLTKNPADSCGCT from the coding sequence ATGATCCCCGAGATTGCAGCAATGCTCGATCAGGAGGGGTGTACTACAACCCTGACCGGCCCCGGAGAAGTCGTTATATACTCCAAGGATTTGTCTTCCTGGGAACCAGTCAGGAGGATGCCATTTGCCCTTGATACAAGTCAGGGTCTTGTACAGCTCAGGCAAAAGATGTCTGAACTCATTGCGTTCCTTGGTGACTGCAGGATTTTTGTTGCCAAGGCAGCGAGTGGGGCGATATTCTTTGAGCTGGAAAAAGCCAGATGCGGAGTCTGGGAGATCTCAGGCAAACCTGAAGAGTTCCTTGCCCAGGTCTGGAAAGAAGAAGAAGATCAGGAGTCTGAAGTCCCAACAGGTGCTATAGATATTCCTGTTCCGGTTGAGATTTCTCCTGGCAAATACTACCTGTCCATTAAGGACATCCAGGGAAAAAGACCTGAAGTGAGCAGTAAACAGGTACTTCAGAAGTTTATCAAAACCGGGGCATATCAAGAGCTTGAGGTTATCTGTGATCATATTCCGCCATGGATAGCACTCGAGTCAACATGCTGCGGGTTTACGATGCAGAGCGAACGATTAGGACCAAGTGAGGTGAAATTAGTACTGACAAAGAACCCGGCTGACAGCTGTGGATGTACATAA
- a CDS encoding class I SAM-dependent methyltransferase, with the protein METNPVFKIFDYLPRQGAGDDEHTKKAFLLTVDQYNGDVDILDVGCGKGVQTMALARLCPSSRIIAADIYQPFLDALDKKIVAEGYFDRVKTLCASMDDLPFEEESFDIIWAEGCSSIIGIENAILYWKKFLKQGGYIMISDIFWFTEKPSDEAREFFAEFHPAMMIEEKGCEIIRNAGLNLVGSFRLPTNVWEESFYGKLREKFGTLEEEFADDETAMMVIDGLKKQTRIFEKHPDEFGNTYFIMRKPL; encoded by the coding sequence ATGGAAACTAATCCTGTTTTTAAGATTTTTGATTATCTTCCCAGGCAGGGGGCCGGGGATGATGAGCATACTAAAAAGGCATTTTTGCTCACCGTAGATCAATATAACGGAGATGTGGATATCCTCGATGTTGGGTGCGGGAAGGGTGTACAGACAATGGCCCTTGCCCGCTTGTGTCCATCCAGCAGGATAATTGCAGCAGATATATACCAGCCTTTCCTCGATGCATTGGATAAAAAAATCGTCGCAGAAGGTTATTTCGATAGAGTCAAAACGCTTTGTGCATCTATGGATGATCTGCCCTTTGAAGAGGAATCTTTCGATATTATATGGGCTGAAGGATGCTCATCCATCATAGGTATCGAAAATGCCATTTTGTACTGGAAAAAATTCCTGAAACAGGGCGGATACATTATGATATCAGATATTTTTTGGTTTACAGAAAAACCATCTGATGAGGCCCGTGAATTCTTCGCTGAATTTCATCCTGCAATGATGATAGAAGAGAAAGGATGTGAGATCATCAGAAATGCAGGTCTTAATCTGGTTGGATCCTTCAGGCTCCCAACTAATGTATGGGAAGAGAGTTTTTACGGTAAATTGAGGGAGAAGTTTGGAACACTTGAAGAAGAATTTGCTGATGATGAGACTGCCATGATGGTAATTGATGGACTCAAAAAACAGACCAGAATCTTTGAGAAACACCCTGATGAGTTTGGGAATACCTATTTTATAATGAGAAAACCCTTGTGA
- a CDS encoding beta-propeller domain-containing protein produces the protein MEPEVQYFSPDGIVNASRTSGSHVNSTETAVPHITASYDSSVISKILGVVPFLGDNEDNPLALRKISSAEGLELYFLNQTRANEEKIAKDKALNSERKNFDFTSTESGKGLYNVESQKVSAPLTNGGSHLPAMMPENQVFSLDTATGYSQSRSGTDVASTFSTTNIQVTGVDEPDFVKNDGKYIYIISNKNLTIVDAFPPQNAKIDSQIPVEGDVSDIFLNGDRLVIFTGKNGQGWIKPAGSVAPVPSSEYQTHALVYSISNRAHPQLQRDISIPGKYQNARMIDGDIYVLNQESRNSGDYHMPVIYDGKREIPIRNIRAPQVPPDNYVFYSLTSFNIHNDAQPTAESFLLGRDSTLYVSTGNIYIAYKNQANNPGSLPTYKDSVVHRFGIKDGKISYKSTGTFPGYLLNQFSLDEYEGNLRVATTIDEPAATGGRSNGVYVLDPDMVMIGSLDHLASGEKIYSARFMGDLLYLVTFKTMDPLFVIDLSNPKNPGILGELKIPGYSDYLHPYDKTHLIGIGKDTAPSPFGFSTTGLKIALFDVSNLTDPIEVDHVVIGEKGSDSEVLNDHRAFLLDQSKNVMAIPVQEVIIGNYGRSPEFPQVWKGTYVFGIDPKAGFIEKGRIAQDNNSWIYNYDQGSAVKRSLLMDSILYTISHQNIMATDINDLSQPLANITL, from the coding sequence ATGGAGCCTGAAGTACAGTATTTCTCTCCAGATGGAATTGTAAATGCATCGAGGACTTCAGGTTCACATGTGAACAGTACGGAAACTGCTGTCCCTCACATCACGGCAAGTTATGATTCCTCCGTAATTTCAAAAATACTCGGAGTTGTCCCTTTTTTAGGTGATAATGAAGATAATCCTTTGGCTTTAAGAAAGATTAGTTCTGCTGAAGGTCTGGAACTGTATTTCTTAAACCAGACCCGGGCGAATGAAGAAAAAATTGCTAAAGATAAGGCGTTAAACTCAGAAAGAAAAAATTTTGATTTTACGTCTACGGAATCGGGTAAAGGCCTGTATAATGTCGAATCTCAAAAAGTATCCGCACCCCTTACAAACGGAGGGTCACACCTTCCTGCAATGATGCCAGAAAACCAGGTATTCTCATTGGATACAGCTACTGGCTATTCCCAGTCCAGATCAGGAACAGATGTAGCATCAACATTCTCAACAACAAATATCCAGGTAACCGGAGTAGATGAACCGGATTTTGTTAAGAATGATGGAAAATATATCTATATCATCAGTAACAAAAACCTGACGATTGTTGACGCATTTCCTCCTCAAAACGCCAAAATTGATTCACAGATCCCAGTAGAAGGCGATGTATCTGATATTTTCCTGAACGGAGATCGTCTGGTTATCTTTACCGGGAAGAATGGTCAGGGCTGGATTAAACCAGCAGGATCAGTTGCTCCGGTTCCAAGTTCCGAATATCAGACCCATGCACTTGTTTATTCGATATCTAATCGTGCTCATCCGCAGTTACAGCGTGACATTAGTATTCCGGGAAAATATCAGAACGCACGGATGATTGATGGTGATATCTACGTGCTGAATCAGGAGAGCCGGAACAGTGGAGATTACCATATGCCTGTTATCTATGATGGGAAAAGGGAGATTCCAATCAGAAATATCCGGGCTCCTCAGGTTCCACCGGATAATTATGTATTTTACTCACTTACATCCTTTAATATTCATAATGATGCCCAGCCTACAGCTGAATCATTTCTTCTTGGCCGGGATAGTACGCTCTATGTTTCAACAGGAAATATATATATTGCCTACAAGAATCAGGCAAACAATCCCGGCTCATTGCCCACCTATAAGGATTCTGTCGTACACCGATTTGGTATCAAGGATGGAAAGATATCGTATAAATCCACGGGGACATTCCCTGGATACCTTCTCAACCAGTTTTCTCTCGATGAATATGAGGGAAACCTTCGGGTCGCAACCACGATAGACGAACCGGCCGCTACTGGTGGGCGTTCGAATGGAGTGTATGTTCTTGATCCAGATATGGTCATGATCGGCAGTCTTGATCACCTGGCTTCAGGAGAGAAGATATATTCGGCACGGTTTATGGGTGATCTGTTATACCTGGTCACGTTCAAAACGATGGACCCGCTCTTTGTAATAGATCTCTCAAATCCGAAAAACCCGGGAATTTTAGGAGAGTTAAAGATTCCGGGATACTCTGATTACCTTCACCCGTATGATAAAACCCATCTGATAGGAATCGGAAAAGATACCGCTCCGAGTCCGTTCGGATTCTCTACAACCGGATTAAAAATTGCATTATTCGATGTATCGAACCTTACAGACCCTATTGAAGTGGATCACGTCGTTATCGGAGAGAAAGGTTCTGATTCAGAAGTATTGAATGATCATCGGGCGTTCCTCTTGGATCAGAGCAAAAATGTGATGGCGATCCCCGTACAGGAGGTAATAATTGGGAATTATGGCAGAAGTCCAGAATTTCCCCAGGTCTGGAAGGGGACGTATGTATTTGGAATAGATCCAAAAGCCGGGTTTATTGAGAAAGGAAGAATAGCACAGGATAATAATAGCTGGATTTATAATTATGACCAGGGTTCTGCAGTGAAACGATCCCTTCTCATGGATTCAATCCTGTATACAATCTCTCATCAGAATATTATGGCAACTGATATCAATGATCTTTCACAGCCGTTAGCAAATATTACCCTATAA